The genomic interval TTGCTAGATTGGTTTCGGGCGATGCAATCGAGCCGACGCGCGATGCGGGTGGGTGCGCGGATTCCGCCTCGGGCTGGCTCGTTCGGGGGAGGGCGGAGCCGGCGGGATGTGGGTTCGCGGAGCCGCCTGGAAAGCGCCCGTGCGCACGGTGGACGGAGGGGTGGGAGGGGTTGACGAGGCAACCGCTCGTGCCTATACTTCTCGTCTTGCTCCCCGCACGGGATACGTGCATCCATATACCGCGGGACCGGCGCAGGTAGCCGCTCCGGCGGGATTTGCGTTCGGCGGGAGCGGAAAGCGTCGTTCGGGCGACCATGCCCGTGGCGAGGGGATTGGGCTCACGCAGCTCGGTCGGCAGAGCACCTCCCCGCGAGGGGAAGGGTCACGGGTTCGAATCCCGCGTGCGCTCCTGCGAGCCCTCAGTGTTCAACCATCCGTCGGGGACCACAGAGCAAAATGGCCAAGGCTAAGTTCGAGCGGAACAAGCCGCACGTGAACGTGGGCACCATCGGCCACGTCGACCACGGCAAGACCACGCTGACCGCGGCGATCACGCGGATCCAGGCGGCGAAGGGTCTGGCCGACTTCGTCAGCTTCGACAACATCGACAAGGCACCCGAGGAGCGCGCCCGCGGCATCACGATCGCGACCGCGCACGTGGAGTACCAGACGGAGAAGCGCCACTACGCGCACGTCGACTGCCCCGGGCAC from Longimicrobiaceae bacterium carries:
- a CDS encoding GTP-binding protein yields the protein MAKAKFERNKPHVNVGTIGHVDHGKTTLTAAITRIQAAKGLADFVSFDNIDKAPEERARGITIATAHVEYQTEKRHYAHVDCPGH